A single window of Bordetella genomosp. 11 DNA harbors:
- a CDS encoding histone H1-like DNA-binding protein has product MATAKKAAKKAVKKATAKKAVKKAPAKKAVKKTAVKKVVAKKAVKKVAAKKVAKKAVKKAPAKKVAKKAVKKVAAKKAPAKKAATKKVAAKKVAKKAAKKAPAKKAAAKKAPAKKAAAKKPAAKKPAAKKAAAKKPATPPSTAAAPGAKTALNPAASWPFPTGSRP; this is encoded by the coding sequence ATGGCAACTGCCAAGAAGGCCGCCAAGAAGGCGGTTAAGAAAGCCACAGCCAAAAAAGCTGTGAAGAAAGCCCCCGCCAAAAAAGCGGTGAAGAAGACTGCCGTCAAGAAGGTTGTCGCCAAGAAGGCCGTCAAGAAAGTCGCCGCCAAGAAGGTAGCGAAGAAGGCCGTCAAGAAGGCGCCTGCCAAGAAAGTAGCAAAGAAGGCAGTCAAGAAAGTCGCCGCCAAAAAGGCCCCGGCCAAGAAAGCCGCGACCAAGAAGGTAGCGGCCAAGAAGGTCGCCAAGAAGGCTGCCAAGAAAGCGCCCGCCAAAAAAGCGGCCGCCAAAAAGGCTCCTGCGAAAAAGGCTGCTGCTAAAAAGCCTGCCGCCAAAAAGCCTGCTGCAAAGAAGGCTGCCGCCAAGAAGCCGGCCACGCCGCCTTCGACCGCTGCCGCCCCGGGCGCGAAGACCGCACTGAACCCTGCCGCGTCGTGGCCGTTCCCGACCGGTAGCCGTCCGTAA
- a CDS encoding YggT family protein — translation MFGDISRFLLDTLFTLFGAALIARAWMHAVRMHPFNPVARFIYQATNWLVNPLRRILPSRGAVDWATLIAAWLTALIYLLLMWVTSLGMVIPLSALPIALGISFLTVVKWVFNLIVWVTLAQAVLSWVNPGAPLMPVLQALTDPLLDPIRRILPRTSIDFSPLVLLVLAQVALMVITRVTYAAFGL, via the coding sequence ATGTTCGGCGACATCTCACGTTTCTTGCTCGATACGCTCTTCACTCTATTCGGCGCCGCGCTTATCGCACGGGCATGGATGCACGCGGTTCGCATGCATCCCTTCAATCCCGTCGCGCGCTTCATTTACCAGGCCACCAACTGGCTGGTGAACCCGCTGCGACGCATTCTGCCCTCGCGCGGCGCGGTGGATTGGGCTACGCTGATTGCCGCGTGGCTGACCGCCCTGATCTACCTGCTGCTGATGTGGGTGACGTCGCTGGGCATGGTCATCCCCTTGTCCGCCCTGCCGATCGCACTGGGCATTTCGTTCCTGACGGTGGTCAAGTGGGTCTTCAACCTGATCGTCTGGGTGACGCTGGCGCAGGCGGTCCTATCCTGGGTAAATCCCGGCGCGCCGCTGATGCCGGTGCTGCAGGCCCTGACCGACCCGCTGCTCGACCCCATACGGCGCATCCTGCCGCGTACCTCGATCGATTTTTCGCCGTTGGTCCTGCTGGTGCTGGCCCAGGTGGCATTGATGGTCATCACCCGCGTCACATACGCGGCTTTCGGCCTGTAG
- a CDS encoding glycine zipper 2TM domain-containing protein, translating to MNNTAPSVSFSPARVRGSRTVRWVAITAVVASVALVSGCANRSASSAVYSYDQAQREQIVRTGVVTGVRPITIQNDKSSGAGLLAGGALGGVAGNAVGGGSGRTIATVGGAILGALAGNMVENRVGTTSGLEITVRLDNGETRVVAQEADVPISVGQRVQVISGTGPTRVTPM from the coding sequence ATGAACAATACCGCCCCCTCCGTTTCCTTCAGCCCCGCGCGGGTTCGCGGCTCGCGCACGGTTCGTTGGGTCGCCATCACCGCCGTGGTCGCATCGGTGGCCTTGGTATCCGGTTGCGCCAACCGCAGCGCGTCCAGTGCAGTCTATAGCTACGATCAGGCGCAACGCGAACAGATCGTACGCACCGGTGTAGTCACCGGCGTGCGTCCCATTACCATCCAGAACGACAAGTCCAGCGGCGCCGGTCTGCTCGCGGGCGGCGCGCTGGGCGGCGTGGCCGGCAACGCGGTCGGCGGCGGCAGCGGCCGCACCATCGCCACCGTCGGCGGCGCCATCCTGGGCGCGCTGGCGGGCAATATGGTGGAAAACCGCGTCGGTACGACCTCCGGCCTGGAAATCACCGTGCGCCTGGATAACGGCGAAACGCGCGTGGTTGCGCAGGAAGCCGACGTGCCTATCAGCGTGGGCCAGCGCGTGCAGGTCATCAGCGGTACCGGCCCGACCCGCGTCACGCCGATGTAA
- a CDS encoding carbohydrate kinase family protein: MAAPVLVCGSMAFDTIAVFEGRFKEHILPDRIHSLSVSFLTPSMRKEFGGCSGNIAYNLKLLGGDPVPVATVGEDATGYLERLSGMGIDVSYVKVIPQTFTAQCFITTDLDDNQITAFHPGAMSYSAENDLTGARAQWAIVAPDAKEGMFAHAQRLNAAGIPFIFDLGQAMPLFDGADLQRMLGLAQAMTVNDYEASVVEQRTGKTIAELARGLRAVVVTRGAEGASLWTEGAEHTIAPVRAEAVVDPTGCGDAHRAGLLHGLTSGWSWLDSCKLANVMGAIKIASRGPQNHQPTIGEIGKLLQQAYGLQLPAAA; the protein is encoded by the coding sequence ATGGCAGCTCCGGTTCTGGTGTGCGGTTCCATGGCATTCGACACCATCGCGGTGTTCGAGGGCCGCTTCAAGGAACACATCCTGCCTGATCGCATCCATTCGCTCAGCGTTTCTTTCCTGACGCCGTCGATGCGCAAGGAGTTCGGCGGATGTTCCGGCAACATCGCCTACAACCTGAAGCTGCTGGGGGGCGACCCGGTACCGGTCGCGACCGTGGGCGAGGACGCCACGGGTTACCTGGAACGCCTGTCCGGGATGGGTATCGACGTCAGCTACGTCAAGGTCATTCCCCAGACTTTCACCGCGCAGTGCTTTATTACCACCGATCTGGACGACAACCAGATCACCGCTTTCCATCCGGGCGCGATGTCGTACTCGGCGGAAAACGACCTGACCGGCGCCCGCGCGCAATGGGCCATCGTCGCGCCTGACGCCAAGGAGGGCATGTTCGCGCATGCCCAGCGCCTGAACGCCGCCGGCATACCGTTCATCTTCGACCTGGGCCAGGCCATGCCCCTGTTCGATGGCGCCGACCTGCAGCGCATGCTGGGCCTGGCACAGGCGATGACCGTGAACGATTACGAAGCCAGCGTTGTCGAGCAGCGCACCGGCAAGACCATTGCCGAGTTGGCGCGCGGGCTGCGGGCCGTTGTCGTCACGCGCGGGGCCGAAGGTGCCAGCCTGTGGACAGAGGGTGCGGAACACACGATTGCTCCGGTCCGGGCCGAGGCGGTGGTCGACCCGACCGGTTGCGGCGACGCGCATCGCGCGGGCCTTCTGCACGGTCTGACCAGCGGCTGGAGCTGGCTGGACAGCTGCAAACTGGCCAATGTCATGGGCGCCATCAAGATTGCGTCGCGCGGGCCGCAAAACCACCAGCCCACGATCGGGGAAATTGGTAAGTTGCTGCAACAAGCCTACGGACTGCAATTGCCGGCGGCGGCCTAG
- a CDS encoding DUF3426 domain-containing protein, translating into MAMTTRCPHCGTAFKVVADQLRVRNGLVRCGVCSRVFDGHACVVADASAPSAAHKAAARPDVSAWQQSETSPVLSVRVPTQPPAYPPASSAPPAYPPVPPVEVQPPAYPPVPPVEAQPPAYPPVPPAGSQSPAYPSVPPVQSPPAAPRSPAQAESAQPPMTEPRPSQHSPAPFHVSPRPYAPPRHQPAQSYAAPEDAALPPAVLRGRDDRRRAVSEPREPVFSAPAPSFPADADDEDHVIRHREPYAADPLDDDEFDEAAPPVSDRALPREDRVRLYADRDIAEDDSPGFIPVPGEARTRYDDLTDAGMAPPVFMDEEVQRRRTLISRLWIAGCLLGLIVLGLQCIYIYRTAIATAVPALRPALEAACAPLGCQVGYARRLERISITASSLQPQSGTAADDAGMRLTLRVTLRNRYDKPQPWPALVLQLTDLSDTVVVRKVLLPENYLPPGTRGPFPAGGEQNLAVPLQVDGLHVNGYQLDKFFP; encoded by the coding sequence ATGGCCATGACCACACGCTGCCCGCATTGCGGTACCGCCTTCAAGGTGGTGGCCGACCAGTTGCGGGTGCGCAACGGCCTGGTACGTTGCGGGGTGTGCTCGCGGGTATTCGATGGCCATGCCTGCGTCGTGGCGGATGCTTCCGCACCGTCCGCCGCGCACAAGGCCGCCGCGCGTCCGGACGTGTCCGCGTGGCAGCAATCCGAGACCTCGCCCGTGCTGTCGGTCCGGGTACCGACGCAGCCTCCGGCATATCCCCCCGCGTCATCCGCGCCACCGGCATATCCGCCTGTGCCGCCGGTCGAGGTGCAGCCGCCGGCATATCCACCTGTGCCGCCGGTCGAGGCGCAGCCGCCGGCATATCCACCTGTGCCGCCGGCCGGGTCGCAATCTCCGGCATATCCGTCCGTGCCGCCCGTACAGTCGCCGCCTGCGGCGCCGCGGTCGCCGGCGCAGGCAGAGTCCGCGCAGCCGCCCATGACCGAGCCGCGGCCATCGCAACATTCCCCCGCGCCGTTCCATGTCTCGCCACGGCCCTATGCGCCGCCGCGGCATCAACCGGCGCAGTCATACGCCGCGCCGGAGGATGCCGCGCTCCCACCGGCCGTGCTGCGCGGCCGCGACGACCGCCGCCGTGCCGTATCCGAGCCTCGCGAACCGGTATTTTCGGCGCCGGCCCCGTCGTTCCCGGCGGATGCGGACGATGAAGACCATGTCATTCGCCATCGCGAACCCTATGCTGCCGATCCCCTCGATGACGATGAGTTCGACGAGGCCGCGCCGCCGGTATCCGATAGGGCTTTGCCGCGGGAAGACCGCGTCCGCCTCTACGCCGATCGCGACATCGCCGAGGACGACAGCCCCGGCTTCATTCCCGTTCCCGGCGAAGCCCGCACCCGCTACGACGACCTGACCGATGCCGGCATGGCGCCTCCCGTCTTCATGGATGAAGAGGTGCAGCGCCGGCGCACGCTGATTTCGCGCCTGTGGATTGCCGGCTGCCTGCTCGGCCTGATCGTGCTTGGCCTGCAGTGCATCTACATCTATCGCACCGCCATTGCGACCGCCGTCCCGGCGTTGCGGCCGGCCCTCGAAGCCGCCTGCGCGCCGCTGGGTTGCCAGGTCGGCTATGCGCGGCGCCTGGAGCGCATTTCGATCACGGCATCTTCGCTGCAGCCGCAAAGCGGTACCGCGGCGGACGACGCCGGCATGCGGCTGACGCTGCGCGTCACCCTGCGCAACCGTTACGACAAGCCGCAACCCTGGCCCGCGCTGGTTCTGCAATTGACCGATCTTTCCGATACGGTCGTGGTGCGCAAGGTGTTGCTGCCCGAAAACTACCTGCCGCCCGGCACGCGCGGCCCGTTCCCCGCCGGCGGCGAGCAAAACCTGGCCGTGCCGCTGCAGGTCGACGGCCTGCATGTGAACGGCTACCAGCTCGACAAGTTTTTTCCCTGA
- the prmA gene encoding 50S ribosomal protein L11 methyltransferase, which produces MRELVLHSSEAQAEALSDALLEAGVLSVSVEDADRDTDAEQPLFGEPGTEPSVQAWERNRVVALLPDGADPAQIIEGVGAQLGADYAAVLAEWSLRDVPDADWVRLTQQQFGPIHIAERIWIVPSWHRDDPGVPGLGRLEDAAGDIHIELDPGLAFGTGSHPTTHLCLAWLEAHLAPGATVLDYGCGSGILAIAARKLGAGRTWAVDIDEQAVIATRDNARVNNVELLAMLPDELEEGTSDVVVANILSNPLKVLAPMLCGRVAPGGSLVLSGVLARQAEEVCAVYAQWLPMSVWRERDGWVCLHGRRA; this is translated from the coding sequence ATGCGTGAGCTCGTGCTCCATTCCTCCGAGGCGCAGGCCGAGGCCTTGTCCGACGCGCTGCTGGAAGCCGGTGTCCTGTCGGTGTCTGTGGAAGATGCCGACCGCGACACCGACGCCGAGCAGCCGCTTTTCGGCGAGCCCGGCACCGAGCCGTCCGTGCAGGCGTGGGAACGCAACCGCGTGGTGGCGCTGCTGCCCGATGGCGCGGATCCCGCGCAGATCATCGAGGGCGTCGGCGCCCAACTGGGCGCCGACTATGCCGCCGTGCTGGCCGAGTGGTCGCTGCGCGACGTGCCGGATGCGGACTGGGTGCGGCTGACGCAGCAGCAGTTCGGCCCCATCCATATCGCCGAACGCATCTGGATCGTTCCCAGCTGGCATCGGGACGACCCCGGCGTTCCGGGACTCGGCCGGCTCGAGGACGCGGCCGGCGACATCCATATCGAGCTGGACCCGGGTCTGGCGTTCGGGACCGGCAGCCATCCGACGACCCACCTCTGCCTGGCGTGGCTGGAGGCGCATCTGGCGCCGGGGGCGACAGTGCTGGACTACGGCTGCGGATCGGGCATCCTGGCCATCGCGGCCCGCAAGCTGGGCGCCGGTCGCACCTGGGCGGTCGATATCGATGAGCAGGCCGTGATCGCCACGCGGGACAATGCGCGGGTGAACAATGTCGAACTCCTGGCCATGCTGCCCGATGAATTGGAAGAGGGCACCAGCGATGTCGTCGTGGCCAACATCCTGTCGAATCCCCTGAAAGTGCTCGCGCCGATGCTGTGCGGGCGCGTCGCGCCGGGCGGTTCGCTGGTCCTGTCCGGCGTGCTGGCACGCCAGGCCGAGGAAGTCTGCGCCGTCTACGCGCAGTGGCTTCCCATGTCGGTCTGGCGCGAACGCGATGGCTGGGTCTGCCTGCATGGACGCAGGGCCTGA
- the accC gene encoding acetyl-CoA carboxylase biotin carboxylase subunit — protein sequence MFEKILIANRGEIALRIQRACRELGIKTVVVHSEADRDAKYVRLADESVCIGPPPSRESYLNMPAIISAAEVTDAEAIHPGYGFLSENADFAERVEKSGFVFIGPRPDSIRLMGDKVSAKRAMIEAGVPVVPGSEGALPDNPQEILRTAREVGYPVIIKAAGGGGGRGMRVVYTEAALINAVTMTRSEAGAAFNNPEVYMEKFLENPRHIEIQVLADGGRNAIWLGERDCSMQRRHQKVIEEAPAPGIARRLIERIGDRCADACRKIGYRGAGTFEFLYENGEFYFIEMNTRIQVEHPVTELITGIDLVQQQIRIAAGEKFTLRQRDVVLKGHAIECRINAEDPFRFVPSPGRITNWHTPGGPGVRIDSHAFNGYFVPPNYDSMIAKVITYGDTREQSLARMRIALSEMVVEGISTNIPLHRELLQDARFIEGGTSIHYLEQRLAQRP from the coding sequence ATGTTCGAAAAAATACTGATCGCCAACCGCGGCGAGATTGCCCTGCGCATACAGCGCGCCTGTCGCGAGCTGGGCATCAAGACCGTGGTTGTCCATTCCGAAGCCGATCGCGACGCCAAGTACGTCCGCCTGGCTGACGAGTCGGTGTGTATCGGGCCGCCGCCCTCGCGCGAAAGCTATCTGAACATGCCGGCCATCATCTCCGCGGCCGAGGTGACCGACGCGGAGGCCATCCATCCGGGTTACGGCTTCCTGTCGGAGAACGCCGATTTCGCCGAACGCGTCGAAAAAAGCGGCTTCGTCTTCATCGGGCCGCGGCCCGATTCCATCCGCCTGATGGGCGACAAGGTCAGCGCCAAGCGCGCCATGATCGAAGCCGGCGTGCCCGTCGTGCCGGGCTCGGAAGGCGCCTTGCCGGACAATCCGCAGGAAATCCTGCGGACCGCGCGCGAGGTCGGCTACCCGGTGATCATCAAGGCGGCGGGCGGCGGCGGCGGTCGGGGCATGCGGGTCGTCTATACCGAAGCCGCGCTGATCAATGCCGTGACCATGACGCGCTCCGAAGCCGGGGCTGCCTTCAACAATCCTGAAGTCTATATGGAGAAGTTCCTCGAGAACCCGCGCCATATCGAGATCCAGGTATTGGCCGACGGCGGTCGCAACGCCATCTGGCTGGGCGAGCGGGATTGCTCCATGCAGCGCCGCCACCAGAAGGTAATCGAGGAGGCTCCGGCGCCCGGCATCGCGCGGCGGCTGATCGAGCGCATCGGCGACCGCTGCGCCGATGCCTGCCGCAAGATCGGCTATCGCGGCGCGGGCACCTTCGAATTCCTGTACGAAAACGGCGAGTTCTATTTCATCGAAATGAACACGCGGATCCAGGTGGAACACCCGGTGACCGAGCTGATCACCGGCATCGACCTGGTCCAGCAGCAGATCCGCATCGCCGCCGGCGAGAAATTCACGCTGCGCCAGCGCGACGTGGTGCTGAAAGGCCACGCCATCGAGTGCCGCATCAATGCCGAAGACCCCTTCCGCTTCGTGCCCAGTCCGGGGCGGATCACCAATTGGCATACGCCCGGCGGCCCCGGCGTGCGGATCGATTCGCATGCCTTCAATGGCTACTTCGTGCCGCCCAACTATGACTCCATGATCGCCAAGGTCATCACCTATGGCGATACGCGCGAGCAGTCGCTGGCGCGCATGCGTATCGCGCTGTCCGAAATGGTGGTGGAGGGCATTTCCACCAATATTCCCCTGCATCGCGAATTGTTGCAGGATGCCCGTTTCATCGAGGGCGGCACCAGTATCCATTACCTGGAGCAGCGGTTGGCCCAGCGTCCCTGA